The nucleotide sequence TGACATGGGCTTTGAACGCGTTGACATAGGCGAAGGCGGCATCAGCGACGCACGCGGTAGGGTGGCCATCATGCAGCAATTCGCGTACATCATCTCCACAATCGCGGATAACGTCGAACCAATGCCGCGCGATACCGCCCAAATCACCTGAATGCTCGTTCATCCAGGCACTGATTGCAGGATCTCGCTTGACCGAACCGTAGAACCGAAGGATTTGATTCATAACGATTACGCTCGGAATTGGGGCCCCAAAACCCAATTGCCCGAAGTAGCGACCTCAATCGCCGTATAACAAAAATTAGACTGAACTGCCTAATATCCCAAACACTGCAAAATTCTGCAGCCTATGACGTCGCTCCAAAGTGACAGATCACAACCAGACCCTCCGAATTCCGATATGTTTTCATACGGTGTCCCTTCCTATCCCCAGCGTGTTAGGATGCAACGGCTTGCAGTTTATCTCAGACCTCCACCACATCAACCTGCTGTAGTTGACATCCATGGCCTTGTTATGCGGCACTTAGCGGTTTGATTCGAGCCACGTCTTTCTTAATTGCCTGTGCGGCGTCCCATAGATCCACAGCCCGTTGAGCGTTTAGCCAAAACTCCGGCGAGTTGCCAAACAGGCGTCCCAGCCGCAGTGCCATCTCCGGACTAACACTCCGGCGCTCACGTAGCAACTCATTAACCGACTGTCGTGATACTCCCACGGCTTCAGCCAAGCCGGAAACGGTAAGTCCATAGTCGGGCAGGAAATCTTCACGCAGCATCTCACCCGGATGGGTGGGCCTGCGCTTCATCTTGCTTGTGTTTGGAATGCTCATATGCCTCACCTCGTTCAGTGATAATCGCAGATCTCAACATCATAGGCGTCACCGTCGATGAACCGAAAACAGATGCGCCACCGGTCGTTGATGGAGATCGAGTACTGCCCCTTTCGGTCGCCTTCCAGCGCATGGAGCCGGTTACCGGGTGGAACCTTCAGATCATCCAGTCGACTAGCCAAATCCAAATACTCGAACTTACGCGAAGCCCGTTTGGCAACATCCGCCGGAAACCGCTTCGCTTTGCCCGTGGTGTACAGTTCCTGGGTGCGCTGATCTGCGAACGTCCTGATCACCCATCAAGTGTATACTGTCACGTGACACACGTCAACCCCCGGCGCCTCCAAATGATCTATTAGGCTGCAACGGCTTGCAGTCTATCCCCGATCTCGGATCAGCGTCAATCCCTCGCTGACCCAAGAGTCTGCACCTGCCTGACCGCAGGCAGGCCAGCCGATCCGCAGGACTTCGGACAGCGGCAGGGCCTCGGTTCTAGCCTTGCTTTTCAACCGCAATTGCCTCACCCAAGAACAGAGAACTTCAATATTTCCCTTTCCCTCGAATATGGGAGAGGGTAAAAGATCACCTCGAAGGTTCCCCCCTCCCCTTTATCCCCTCCCACGAGGGGAGGGGATTTAAATAACAAAACCAGTTCCCATCTGTGTTCTTGGGTTTCATTTTTATGGTGACATCCCTCTTTAAAATTCACTGAGTGTGATATTCCGGAAATACCTTGAATCGTTGAAATCTCAAGAGGACAAGGGAACTACACGAGCTCTTTGATGAGGCGGAGTTCATCCCGAATCATTCGGGGAAGAAGGAATTGTTGACGGACACGCTCCCGTCCCGCTCTTCCAAAATCCCCCCTTTCCCCCGCGTGGTTTAAAAGATGAACCACTTCTTTCGCACAATCCTCTACGTTATCAATCAAGTATCGATTAAATCCTTCGGGAAATTGCATGGGAATCCCTCCTGCTCTTCCCGCCACAACGGGTTTTTCCTTCCACAGCGCCTCGGAAACAACGAGGCCGAATCCCTCCCGGAGTGATTTTTGTATGACCACATCGCATCCCCTTTGGAACACATTGACTTCCATACTACCCACACCACCCAGGTTGGTAAAAACCAACAAATCGGGGTCATTGGCCGATTCCTCCTCTATTCGGTCGAGAAGTGCCCATCCCTCCGGATCATCACCCGCCATGGCACCCAGCAATGCCAATTGAATCCCAGGAATCTCCTCCTTAATCAAACGATAGGCCTGGATCACACCCAAAGGATCTTTCCAGGGGTCAAAGCGCGAGACCTGAATTAAAAGGGGCCGGTTCAAATCGATCCCAGAATCAGCAATGGCCCTTTTACAAACATCCAAAGGAAGATCCATGTTCTTTGTTGCAAGGGGATCGATTGCGGGGGGAATAAAGGAAACCTTCTTGATTTGAATATTGGGAAGAAGAAATTCGGGCATTGTAAAAATGAGCTCATCATACTCCTCAATAAAGGGTTTCAAGAAGGCGCTAAAATTTAAATCCGGGGAAGAGCTATCGATATGGCATCGCCAGATCCATTTACTCCCGCGGGATCCTGCAAAATGACGAATGGCAATCGGTTGAGGGTCGTGCACAAAATAAACATCATAATCAGAATCAAGCAGTTTCGCGCTCTGTTCATTGACTTCCAAATACAGGGATCGTTCCACATCTTGAAAATCATAATGGCTACCCTGTAAGGCATTGTGGAAAGATTTCGTGACCGCAAAAAACTCTGGCCGGGCATGAATGAGCCGCCAATCAGCGGAAATACCCAACGCCTGAAGGAGAGGAATATATCGAGACAATAATTCAGCCACCCCTCCTCCAAAAGGGGTGGAGTTGATATGGCAGATCCTTACTCCTTTTAAATCCTTGGATAAGGAAATCACCTCCTCCACCAGATCATCTCCCACCAAAGATCGATAATTCTCTACATTGCTATAAGTCGTACAACACTGCCTGCCCATAGAGACTTTAGGTAACATTTTTGATCTCCCCGCTGAACCATTATAGCCCACACCCCTCTTCCAAATTCAAGTGGGCCAGGTTCGATTCATTCTTTTCGACCCTTTTTTCCCTAGGGCCAATACTGGTTGGTCGCCTTGATATAACCGAACAGGATGTCCCTTCGCGCCAATACCCCCACCAGTTTTCCGCCATTCACCACCGGCATCCGAATTAAATACTCGGCCTCAAATATCCGAATGGCTTCCTCTACCGGGGTATCTTCTTGAACCACTTTTAAATTTTTGCTCATGACCTCTCCCGCTTCAACCGAATCCAAACCACCCCCCTTCATTAAAACTTTTAATAGGTCAAACTCGCTGATGAGGCCCACCAATTTACCACTTCCATCAACCACGGGAAGAGATCCAATATTAAAATGGGTCAGTTTAGAAGCAATTTCCTTCCCAGTGTCTTCCTCCCGGCAGGAAACCACCTCCCGTTCCATAACCACCCCAACGGTGAGGGAATGAAAGTCACGCTGGCTTGAAAAAAACTCACTTTTTCTCATGGTTTTTCCCTTTCTTCTTTATGGCCCTTATAACACCCAATCCCTCTTAGGTGCAAAAACCGTTCTCAAGAGAGTTTTCTATGGATGTTCACTAAAATAATGGATTTTCAAGTAAATAGGGTTTATCCTTCTATTTTTTCCCTGGGGAAACAAAACCCAATGGGGAATTTTGCCACGTTTTCCATTTAAAAAGTAAGCCATTGGTCCGCTAAATGGTCCTTTTCCATGGTAAGATTTTTGCAATTTAAAATGGGAAAAAAAGAAGAAAAAACGAATAATTCACAGAGAGGGCTAAGCATTTCTGTATAAATTGCCTCAAGTAGAACTATTATTAAGCTTTCCGGATATGATTCAGCCTATGAGGCAGTTTAGAATTATAATCAGTAACTTCCAAAACTAAAATAATAACGTGAATGATCCGCCCTTTTGTTGGGGGAGTTCTCAAAGAGAGTGAGATTTCTCTCTTATAACCTACATGGATCCTGGCAATCCGACTGACACAGATAGAAAATCGCCCATTGGGATCATCGCCAAAATTCAGGGCCCGGTGGTGGATATTGCTTGTCAGCGCCTACCTCCTTTACACCAAGCCCTCTATACTTTGGCGGATCATGAGGTCTTTACGTTTGAAGTTCACCAACACCTGGATATGCACCATGTCCGGGCAGTTACTTTACATCGGACATCGGGTTTAAGCCGTGGAATGAAGGTATTTGATACTGGTGCTCCCCTTCATGTTCCGGTCTCTCCCGATTGCTTGGGCCGGGTTCTAAACGTTTTTGGGGAACCCCTAGACGGAAAAGATCCTCTCCTTCCCAAGGAATTTCGAAATATCCTTTCCAAACCTGCCCCCCTTCACGAAACCCGAGAAGTAAGCGGAATACTTGAAACCGGAATCAAGGTCATCGATTTATTGTGTCCTTTTATCCGCGGGGGAAAGACCGGACTTTTCGGAGGGGCAGGGGTGGGAAAAACAGTCCTTATTATGGAATTTATGCATGCCATCGTTGCTCTTTATCAAGGGATCTCTGTTTTTGCTGGTGTTGGAGAACGCATTCGGGAGGGACATGAGTTGTGGTTGATGATGAAAGAGGCCGGGGTTATGCCCCAAACGCTTCTTTTGTTTGGCCAGATGGATGAATCTCCGGGAGTCCGCTTTCGTATTGGGATGACCGCTTTAACCTATGCAGAATACTTCAGGGATATCCTCCACAAGGAAGTTCTTTTTTTGATTGACAACGTGTTTCGGTTTGTTCAGGCAGGGAGCGAGATTTCCGGGCTTTTGGGGCGAATGCCGGCCACCGTCGGGTACCAGCCAACCCTCATGACAGAGGTGGCCGAAATGGAAGAACGCATAATCTCAACTCAAAAGGGGGCAATTACCTCGGTCCAGGCAATTTATGTACCGGCTGATGACATGACAGACCCAGCCGTGAGTACAATTCTCAGTCATTTGGATACCACAGTCATTCTTTCCCGAAGTCAGGCGGGTAAGGGAATCTATCCCGCCGTGGACCCTCTTCTGTCCGGGAGTAAAATGATGGATCGCTATTTTCTCGGAGATCATCATTACAACATAGCGAAAGGGGTGAAGGAGCATCTGGCCCGATATCAAGAACTTGAAGACATCATTACGATGTTGGGCCTTGAGGAGCTTTCTGAAAAGGACCGTTTGATTGTCTTAAGAGCCCGAAAACTCCAACGCTATCTTACCCAACCCTTCCATGTGGTCACGTCTCAGACAGGAATACGT is from Nitrospiria bacterium and encodes:
- a CDS encoding HigA family addiction module antitoxin, which encodes MSIPNTSKMKRRPTHPGEMLREDFLPDYGLTVSGLAEAVGVSRQSVNELLRERRSVSPEMALRLGRLFGNSPEFWLNAQRAVDLWDAAQAIKKDVARIKPLSAA
- a CDS encoding type II toxin-antitoxin system RelE/ParE family toxin is translated as MIRTFADQRTQELYTTGKAKRFPADVAKRASRKFEYLDLASRLDDLKVPPGNRLHALEGDRKGQYSISINDRWRICFRFIDGDAYDVEICDYH
- the atpD gene encoding F0F1 ATP synthase subunit beta, encoding MDPGNPTDTDRKSPIGIIAKIQGPVVDIACQRLPPLHQALYTLADHEVFTFEVHQHLDMHHVRAVTLHRTSGLSRGMKVFDTGAPLHVPVSPDCLGRVLNVFGEPLDGKDPLLPKEFRNILSKPAPLHETREVSGILETGIKVIDLLCPFIRGGKTGLFGGAGVGKTVLIMEFMHAIVALYQGISVFAGVGERIREGHELWLMMKEAGVMPQTLLLFGQMDESPGVRFRIGMTALTYAEYFRDILHKEVLFLIDNVFRFVQAGSEISGLLGRMPATVGYQPTLMTEVAEMEERIISTQKGAITSVQAIYVPADDMTDPAVSTILSHLDTTVILSRSQAGKGIYPAVDPLLSGSKMMDRYFLGDHHYNIAKGVKEHLARYQELEDIITMLGLEELSEKDRLIVLRARKLQRYLTQPFHVVTSQTGIRGVSVPLPEVLHDCEGFLQGDFDHLTEEQCYMKGNMSRK
- a CDS encoding CBS domain-containing protein, whose product is MRKSEFFSSQRDFHSLTVGVVMEREVVSCREEDTGKEIASKLTHFNIGSLPVVDGSGKLVGLISEFDLLKVLMKGGGLDSVEAGEVMSKNLKVVQEDTPVEEAIRIFEAEYLIRMPVVNGGKLVGVLARRDILFGYIKATNQYWP
- a CDS encoding glycosyltransferase; translated protein: MLPKVSMGRQCCTTYSNVENYRSLVGDDLVEEVISLSKDLKGVRICHINSTPFGGGVAELLSRYIPLLQALGISADWRLIHARPEFFAVTKSFHNALQGSHYDFQDVERSLYLEVNEQSAKLLDSDYDVYFVHDPQPIAIRHFAGSRGSKWIWRCHIDSSSPDLNFSAFLKPFIEEYDELIFTMPEFLLPNIQIKKVSFIPPAIDPLATKNMDLPLDVCKRAIADSGIDLNRPLLIQVSRFDPWKDPLGVIQAYRLIKEEIPGIQLALLGAMAGDDPEGWALLDRIEEESANDPDLLVFTNLGGVGSMEVNVFQRGCDVVIQKSLREGFGLVVSEALWKEKPVVAGRAGGIPMQFPEGFNRYLIDNVEDCAKEVVHLLNHAGERGDFGRAGRERVRQQFLLPRMIRDELRLIKELV
- a CDS encoding DUF1801 domain-containing protein, with product MNQILRFYGSVKRDPAISAWMNEHSGDLGGIARHWFDVIRDCGDDVRELLHDGHPTACVADAAFAYVNAFKAHVNVGFFRGAELADPVGLLEGTGKYMRHVKLSPDGDIAATDLIKLIESAYIDMKQRLEAE